The following coding sequences are from one Magnetovibrio sp. PR-2 window:
- a CDS encoding glycosyltransferase — protein sequence MKIAIGYQVIEGPWGGGNRFVKSLSTALEQAGHSVVYDLDGPDIDIILVIDPRTRIPNIPFGAGNILRYLTTQNPNAVVVHRINECDERKGTRFMNWRLQLLNYCADHTVFVGSWLKDLQVWREQDNHGSSVILNGADTDIFHPEGRAVWDGSEPLKLVTHHWGGNWMKGFDIYGRLDQMMGDAAWKERIDFTYIGNVPANFEFANATLLEPMDAQGIANALRSHHVYVTGSINEPGGNHQNEGALCGLPLLYRNSGCMPEYCEGSGVMFNGVEDFEPALKEIMDNYAHWTSNVLKYPNTAANTIKAYVELFDQLYAERDAIVQMRAIWRSPLTYLLNQIPY from the coding sequence ATGAAAATTGCAATCGGCTACCAAGTGATTGAAGGCCCTTGGGGCGGCGGCAATCGGTTTGTGAAGTCCTTGAGTACCGCCCTTGAACAGGCTGGTCACTCGGTCGTCTACGATCTGGACGGGCCCGATATCGATATCATTTTAGTCATCGATCCACGTACCCGCATTCCCAATATTCCGTTTGGGGCAGGGAACATTCTGCGCTATTTGACAACGCAAAATCCCAACGCCGTTGTTGTCCATCGCATCAATGAATGCGACGAACGCAAGGGCACGCGTTTCATGAACTGGCGGCTGCAGCTTCTCAATTATTGTGCGGACCATACGGTGTTTGTGGGGTCTTGGCTGAAGGACTTACAGGTCTGGCGAGAGCAAGACAATCACGGTTCCAGCGTCATCCTCAACGGGGCCGATACAGACATCTTCCATCCCGAAGGCCGGGCCGTATGGGATGGTTCTGAGCCCTTGAAGTTGGTCACCCATCATTGGGGTGGGAACTGGATGAAGGGTTTCGACATCTATGGCCGCTTGGATCAGATGATGGGGGATGCGGCTTGGAAAGAGCGCATTGACTTCACCTACATCGGAAATGTTCCGGCGAATTTTGAATTCGCAAATGCGACGTTGTTGGAGCCGATGGATGCACAGGGCATCGCCAATGCATTGCGCAGCCACCATGTCTATGTCACGGGTTCCATCAACGAGCCAGGCGGCAATCATCAAAACGAAGGCGCTTTGTGCGGCTTGCCGCTGTTGTATCGAAATTCAGGTTGTATGCCGGAATATTGTGAAGGGTCCGGCGTGATGTTCAACGGGGTCGAGGACTTCGAGCCCGCCCTGAAAGAGATCATGGATAACTATGCCCACTGGACGTCGAACGTTTTGAAGTATCCCAACACCGCCGCGAACACCATTAAGGCTTATGTGGAGCTGTTCGACCAGTTGTATGCCGAACGGGACGCGATTGTTCAAATGCGCGCGATTTGGCGCAGTCCGTTGACGTATCTTCTCAACCAAATTCCGTATTAA
- a CDS encoding GDP-mannose 4,6-dehydratase yields MSQTPKKALIFGISGQDGAYLAKLLLSKGYEVHGTSRDAEMVNLGNLDALGICDQVRLLSAAPADFHSVLSAMIQAKPDEVYNLSGQSSVGLSFEQPAETLTSIALGTLNILDAIRSSGIDAKFYNASSSECFGHTGSTPADEETVFRPCSPYGIAKAAAHWEVESYRSSYGLFACSGILFNHESPLRPSRFVTQKIIKAAVRASQDPNHSVTMGNLDIRRDWGWAPEYVHAMWLMLQQDEPQDFVISTGQDYPLKDFVKTAFEAFDLDYRDFVKTDASFMRPNELEQSVGNSQKAKTVLGWEAKTFMHEVVHKMIEAELECQSAKDNGS; encoded by the coding sequence ATGTCCCAGACTCCGAAAAAAGCTCTTATCTTTGGCATTTCAGGCCAAGACGGCGCCTATTTGGCTAAATTGTTGCTGTCGAAAGGCTATGAGGTGCACGGGACATCTCGTGATGCGGAAATGGTGAACCTCGGCAATTTGGACGCGCTGGGGATTTGCGATCAGGTTCGACTGTTGTCGGCGGCTCCGGCAGACTTTCATAGCGTCTTGTCTGCCATGATCCAGGCCAAGCCGGACGAGGTCTACAATTTAAGTGGTCAAAGTTCTGTAGGGCTGTCCTTCGAACAACCGGCGGAAACGCTCACTAGCATTGCGTTGGGCACTCTTAACATCCTTGATGCCATACGCTCTTCGGGCATTGATGCTAAATTCTATAACGCCAGCTCAAGCGAGTGTTTTGGTCATACTGGCTCAACGCCTGCGGATGAAGAGACGGTGTTTCGTCCCTGCAGCCCGTATGGCATCGCCAAAGCGGCGGCGCACTGGGAAGTGGAAAGCTATCGTTCATCCTATGGCCTTTTTGCCTGTTCGGGGATTTTGTTCAACCACGAATCGCCGCTGAGGCCATCCCGGTTTGTGACCCAAAAAATCATCAAGGCCGCAGTGCGCGCGTCTCAAGACCCGAACCACAGTGTGACGATGGGTAATTTGGACATTCGTCGCGATTGGGGTTGGGCTCCGGAATATGTGCACGCCATGTGGTTGATGCTGCAACAAGACGAGCCGCAGGACTTCGTAATTTCGACGGGCCAGGATTATCCGCTGAAAGATTTTGTCAAAACCGCGTTTGAAGCCTTTGACTTGGATTACCGGGATTTCGTCAAGACCGACGCATCCTTCATGCGCCCCAACGAACTGGAACAAAGTGTCGGCAATTCTCAAAAAGCGAAAACCGTACTGGGCTGGGAAGCCAAGACGTTCATGCATGAGGTCGTTCACAAAATGATAGAAGCTGAGCTCGAATGCCAATCTGCTAAGGACAACGGTTCATGA
- a CDS encoding glycosyltransferase family 4 protein, translating to MSVLKEHLRIALNTAKCLPARMRGLVGLSSQAGDDTQVKFIIEDANWAIRWVGEHICEEINALHPSTAKTGISPVGDLNKVVHFGSQYMWLSWGGAAGRSNKYVVSFFHGKYEDGPDVARHIDRFLDSTPRLSRIVVSNSILNDRLVSWGVPSSQIVQIPIGVNMKTFVPPKAGQRDAARAKFNIPSDAVVIGSFQKDGVGWGDGMEPKLIKGPDIFVETLKELKNDFPVFVMLTGPARGYVKARLDEAGIPFAHTYPEDPANLVECYHALDLYIVSSREEGGPMGLMESMSSHVPVVSTNVGMAPDLIEDGVTGGLDLTLTPTGLAQKARDILSIQDRDTLLKKAHVAVSPCDWPIVARRHHEEVYASLIDDVAK from the coding sequence ATGAGTGTCCTCAAAGAACATCTGAGGATCGCGCTCAATACAGCAAAATGTCTCCCGGCCCGCATGCGCGGTTTGGTTGGGTTGTCGTCTCAAGCGGGCGATGATACTCAGGTGAAGTTCATAATCGAAGATGCAAACTGGGCCATCCGCTGGGTTGGTGAACACATCTGTGAGGAGATCAATGCACTTCATCCCTCCACGGCGAAGACGGGCATCAGCCCCGTAGGAGATTTGAACAAGGTCGTGCACTTCGGTTCGCAATACATGTGGCTGTCTTGGGGCGGTGCTGCAGGCCGTTCGAACAAATACGTGGTTTCCTTTTTTCACGGAAAGTACGAAGACGGCCCAGATGTGGCGCGTCATATCGATCGCTTCTTAGACAGCACCCCGCGCCTGTCGCGCATTGTGGTGTCGAACAGCATTCTGAACGACCGGCTGGTGTCTTGGGGCGTGCCGTCATCTCAGATTGTGCAAATCCCCATCGGCGTCAACATGAAGACCTTTGTGCCGCCGAAAGCAGGACAGCGCGATGCGGCTCGTGCCAAGTTCAACATTCCCTCCGACGCGGTGGTGATAGGTTCGTTTCAAAAAGACGGTGTCGGCTGGGGCGATGGGATGGAGCCCAAATTGATCAAGGGGCCGGATATCTTTGTCGAAACGTTGAAAGAATTAAAAAACGACTTTCCCGTATTTGTCATGCTGACAGGCCCGGCGCGTGGATACGTTAAAGCGCGCTTGGACGAAGCGGGTATTCCTTTTGCCCACACCTATCCCGAAGACCCGGCGAACTTAGTGGAATGTTATCACGCGCTTGATCTGTATATTGTGAGCTCGCGTGAAGAAGGCGGGCCCATGGGCTTGATGGAAAGCATGTCATCCCATGTGCCCGTTGTTTCGACTAACGTCGGCATGGCACCTGACCTCATCGAAGATGGCGTGACAGGCGGACTTGATTTGACGCTGACCCCGACAGGTCTGGCTCAAAAAGCACGTGACATCTTGTCTATCCAGGATCGGGACACATTACTCAAAAAAGCACATGTGGCCGTTTCCCCGTGTGATTGGCCGATTGTTGCCCGGCGTCACCATGAAGAAGTGTATGCGTCGCTTATAGATGATGTTGCCAAGTAG
- the asnB gene encoding asparagine synthase (glutamine-hydrolyzing), which translates to MCGVAGLCLFQPDPRLEGLDVLAARMAEAMEHRGPDDQGVWTDPNAPVGLCHRRLSIIDCSPMGHQPMVSANGRFVISYNGEIYNFAEIAKELQAAGHEVYAHSDTAVLLEACAVWGVEETLKRCVGMFAFGLWDRETQSLTLARDRLGIKPLYWAHTQKAFVFSSELKALRAVGLIEEEIDRSALASYMRYAYVPAPYSIFKNVHKLLPGHILRIAKGEPPVTKPYWDVRHVAKSGDVTPFGGSYDEAVEVAEKHIHDAVQKRMVSDVPLGAFLSGGIDSSLVVALMQASSSRPVKSFSIGFEEKGFDESVHAKAVAQHIGTDHTELYVSSRDALDVIPNLGTWYDEPFADSSQVPTYLLSKMTRDYVTVALSGDGGDEVFAGYNRYFWATNIWNVSGRVPRPLRQLMAGLIKALPPQTWSGLANAIPSQRIPPQFGDKLYKVADILGEPSIDAVYRRLVSQWPDPADIVIGDGEHQGVLWDASTHQVRADDMGRMQLLDMMTYLPDDILTKVDRASMAVSLEVRVPLIDHRVLEFAWTLPREYLVRNGQGKSILRSILYKHVPRELIERPKMGFGIPLGTWLREDLRDWAEDLLSPERLRNDGFFDVSAVRSIWQDHVLGTRNYQYALWNVLMFQNWHKAGQ; encoded by the coding sequence GTGTGCGGTGTAGCCGGCCTGTGTCTGTTTCAACCTGACCCGCGTCTAGAGGGGCTCGACGTGTTGGCGGCACGCATGGCTGAAGCTATGGAACATCGCGGTCCCGACGATCAGGGCGTTTGGACGGACCCGAACGCCCCTGTCGGGCTCTGCCACCGTCGCTTGTCTATCATTGATTGTTCACCCATGGGCCACCAACCCATGGTCAGTGCGAACGGCCGGTTTGTGATTTCCTATAACGGTGAGATTTACAACTTTGCAGAAATCGCCAAAGAGCTGCAAGCCGCTGGTCATGAGGTCTATGCCCATTCCGACACCGCAGTGTTGCTGGAGGCCTGCGCCGTGTGGGGCGTGGAAGAAACGCTGAAACGCTGCGTCGGTATGTTTGCCTTTGGGCTGTGGGATCGCGAAACCCAAAGTCTGACGCTGGCGCGCGACCGCCTCGGAATCAAGCCGTTGTATTGGGCGCATACGCAAAAGGCGTTTGTCTTTTCGTCCGAGCTCAAAGCTCTGCGCGCTGTTGGACTGATTGAAGAAGAGATCGATCGCAGCGCGTTGGCAAGCTATATGCGTTACGCGTATGTGCCTGCGCCGTACTCCATTTTTAAAAATGTTCACAAGCTATTGCCGGGACACATCTTGCGAATTGCGAAAGGTGAACCGCCCGTCACAAAGCCATACTGGGATGTTCGCCATGTTGCGAAATCCGGTGACGTGACGCCGTTTGGTGGCTCATATGATGAAGCCGTCGAAGTTGCAGAAAAGCATATCCACGACGCGGTTCAAAAACGCATGGTCTCAGATGTGCCATTGGGCGCGTTCTTGTCAGGTGGGATCGATTCTTCTCTCGTTGTGGCGTTGATGCAGGCTTCCAGTTCACGGCCGGTTAAAAGCTTTTCCATCGGCTTTGAAGAAAAAGGCTTTGATGAGTCTGTTCACGCTAAAGCCGTCGCCCAACACATAGGCACAGACCATACTGAACTGTATGTTTCGTCACGCGATGCTTTGGATGTCATTCCAAATTTGGGCACGTGGTACGATGAGCCGTTTGCCGACAGCTCCCAAGTCCCGACATATCTTTTGTCCAAAATGACCCGGGATTATGTCACCGTGGCGTTGTCGGGAGACGGCGGTGATGAGGTCTTTGCCGGATACAACCGTTACTTCTGGGCAACAAACATCTGGAATGTATCAGGTCGCGTTCCCCGGCCGCTGCGCCAATTGATGGCGGGGCTGATCAAGGCCTTACCCCCTCAAACCTGGAGTGGTTTGGCCAACGCTATTCCGTCCCAGCGCATTCCGCCTCAATTCGGCGACAAGCTATATAAAGTTGCGGACATCCTCGGTGAGCCATCAATCGATGCCGTCTATCGCCGGTTGGTGAGCCAATGGCCGGACCCCGCTGACATTGTGATCGGAGATGGCGAGCATCAAGGCGTGCTGTGGGACGCTTCGACACACCAGGTCAGGGCGGACGATATGGGGCGAATGCAGCTGCTCGATATGATGACATATCTGCCCGATGATATTCTCACCAAAGTCGACCGGGCTTCCATGGCCGTATCGCTAGAAGTGCGCGTACCGTTGATCGATCACCGGGTGTTGGAATTCGCCTGGACGCTGCCGCGCGAATATTTGGTGCGGAACGGGCAGGGTAAAAGTATTTTGCGCTCGATCCTGTATAAGCATGTTCCGCGCGAACTGATTGAACGCCCTAAAATGGGCTTTGGCATACCGTTGGGAACATGGTTGCGTGAAGATTTGCGCGATTGGGCTGAAGACCTCTTGTCGCCAGAGCGGTTGCGCAATGATGGTTTCTTCGATGTTTCCGCGGTACGCTCTATCTGGCAAGACCATGTGTTGGGCACCCGCAATTATCAATATGCATTGTGGAATGTCTTGATGTTCCAAAATTGGCATAAGGCTGGGCAATAG
- a CDS encoding glycosyltransferase family 4 protein, whose product MLNAVAALCVVVPLYILGKEIRTRPIHQVVLSPFWYFTFILCVAFPIRAMMIDADLIIIQALGHAQDEKPTSVMLASALIFVLGLWGAALTGRHSILKSFAVSDDETKPHNSPAQETGREHKRLLIGFGIMALVCIIVLVVLGERAITDFNGAAYQKSRLGAGPLLMIPELFTYAVLILLGWLIAYRARPIRSIEYLVIAVGLGLTVWVSIDLFSRRFIAAALLGMVILLVVKRKAWWPVGLMVFLSSIVATGILEFLRQLFYLSNSQYSFASPKELIEHVFIKNFAMFISSSYEGVEHLARFMDKASWLQLLTGVDHGTSWVFNAGLSLVPRMVWETKPVIYGGFAQFHWLYPAAFKDGFATAGIPMSFAVDFSFGFGLVFAALLTFLLGRLLGICERHFWSGQATPMQIVISLFILIYMFNWVRGGSIIVQSLLLFSIPCVMMFGFQSVLKTMFDLVAETTGVMGGAAAIGRKVFFYPHAYLRDRQMDTVRSWPEEGVENPDLVTARTGGQVTREQALKPAGQSWKTRLPLINLKRRPDQAPCGSTVYVWGGLITHGPFISDIDNPYAYTAYNPMALKLYKPILSAILEHPRCQEIRCLSQACRASLGREFGAAVLNKATVQYPCGSLTVAHPKTADPDRCRFVFISTQFEIKGGEALLRAFLRVVADHPHCTLDMVTHIPEHLAELAENIPNVTIHPAQYSREEIRERFLQNVDVLVHPTYFDSFGMVVLEALFEALPIIATDVYAIGEMVHDGDNGFLLEPPVSIWDKDRPSKLFSDIHQVHAALSQIDTTGFENALVAALSECAQAPEFRTRASLRSSKIAAEMAKQNP is encoded by the coding sequence ATGTTGAACGCCGTCGCAGCTCTGTGTGTGGTGGTGCCACTGTATATCCTTGGCAAAGAAATTCGTACGCGCCCCATTCATCAGGTGGTGTTGTCGCCGTTTTGGTATTTCACCTTCATTCTCTGCGTGGCCTTCCCCATTCGGGCGATGATGATCGATGCGGACTTAATCATCATTCAAGCTCTGGGTCATGCCCAAGATGAGAAGCCGACATCGGTAATGTTGGCGTCCGCGTTGATCTTTGTTTTGGGTTTGTGGGGTGCCGCACTTACCGGCCGCCATTCGATCTTGAAAAGCTTTGCCGTCAGCGATGACGAGACCAAACCCCACAACTCACCCGCTCAAGAAACTGGACGCGAGCACAAACGACTGTTGATCGGCTTTGGCATCATGGCGCTCGTGTGTATTATTGTGCTTGTTGTGCTTGGTGAAAGAGCTATCACGGACTTTAACGGGGCGGCGTATCAAAAATCGAGATTGGGCGCCGGACCGCTTTTGATGATACCCGAGCTGTTTACGTATGCGGTGTTGATCCTTTTGGGCTGGCTGATCGCGTATCGGGCACGACCGATCCGCAGTATCGAGTATCTGGTGATTGCAGTTGGTTTGGGCTTAACCGTTTGGGTGTCGATTGATTTGTTCTCGCGCCGATTCATCGCGGCGGCTTTGCTGGGCATGGTAATCTTGCTGGTTGTCAAACGCAAAGCCTGGTGGCCGGTTGGGCTGATGGTGTTTTTGTCTTCGATTGTCGCGACCGGCATTCTCGAATTTTTGCGCCAACTTTTTTACCTGTCCAACAGTCAGTATTCGTTTGCCTCACCGAAAGAGCTCATTGAGCATGTCTTTATCAAAAATTTCGCCATGTTCATTTCGTCGAGCTACGAAGGGGTGGAGCATCTGGCGCGGTTTATGGATAAAGCGTCTTGGCTGCAGCTTTTGACCGGTGTTGATCACGGTACGTCGTGGGTCTTTAACGCGGGCCTGTCGTTGGTTCCCCGGATGGTCTGGGAAACCAAGCCAGTTATTTATGGCGGGTTCGCACAGTTTCACTGGCTGTACCCAGCAGCGTTCAAAGACGGGTTTGCAACCGCAGGGATACCGATGTCTTTTGCGGTCGACTTTTCGTTCGGCTTCGGTCTGGTCTTCGCCGCATTGTTGACGTTCTTGCTAGGACGTCTTCTCGGCATTTGCGAGCGTCACTTTTGGTCTGGGCAGGCCACACCGATGCAAATCGTCATCAGTCTATTCATCTTGATCTATATGTTCAATTGGGTGCGGGGCGGATCGATCATTGTGCAGAGCTTGCTTTTATTCTCGATTCCCTGCGTGATGATGTTTGGGTTCCAGTCCGTTCTCAAGACCATGTTTGATCTTGTCGCCGAAACGACGGGCGTTATGGGGGGGGCGGCCGCGATTGGCCGGAAAGTCTTCTTTTATCCGCATGCCTATTTACGAGACCGCCAGATGGACACGGTTCGCAGCTGGCCGGAAGAAGGCGTTGAGAACCCAGACCTCGTGACGGCGCGCACGGGCGGGCAAGTCACGCGTGAACAAGCGTTGAAGCCCGCAGGCCAATCGTGGAAAACCAGGTTGCCCCTGATCAACCTCAAACGCCGCCCGGATCAAGCGCCTTGCGGCTCCACAGTTTATGTCTGGGGTGGTCTGATCACGCACGGCCCGTTCATATCGGATATTGATAATCCCTACGCCTATACGGCCTACAATCCGATGGCGTTGAAGCTTTATAAACCGATCCTTTCGGCAATACTTGAACATCCCCGTTGTCAAGAGATCCGCTGTCTCAGCCAAGCATGCCGCGCGTCATTGGGCCGCGAGTTTGGTGCGGCCGTTCTCAACAAAGCCACCGTGCAATACCCGTGTGGGTCGTTGACGGTGGCGCACCCCAAAACGGCAGACCCGGATCGTTGCCGCTTTGTGTTCATCTCCACACAATTTGAAATCAAAGGCGGTGAAGCCTTGTTGAGGGCGTTTCTGCGTGTCGTGGCGGATCACCCGCATTGCACTTTGGATATGGTTACTCACATCCCGGAGCACTTAGCGGAATTGGCTGAAAATATCCCCAACGTCACTATCCATCCGGCACAGTATTCGCGCGAAGAGATCCGAGAGCGCTTTTTACAAAATGTCGACGTGTTGGTGCATCCGACCTATTTCGACTCGTTTGGCATGGTTGTCTTGGAAGCGCTGTTTGAGGCTTTGCCGATCATCGCCACGGATGTCTACGCCATTGGTGAGATGGTTCATGACGGTGATAACGGCTTTTTGTTGGAACCTCCCGTGTCCATTTGGGACAAGGACCGACCATCGAAACTGTTTTCCGATATCCACCAAGTGCATGCAGCACTTAGCCAAATAGACACGACGGGTTTTGAAAACGCTCTGGTCGCCGCTCTCAGTGAATGTGCCCAAGCCCCGGAGTTTCGTACGCGTGCTTCACTTCGCAGTTCAAAAATCGCGGCGGAGATGGCAAAACAAAACCCATGA
- a CDS encoding glycosyltransferase family 2 protein, with protein sequence MMITFVIPAYNAAKTIDTTLGSVFAPEPLAEMSLEVIVADDGSSDREKLLNIIGQYPQVKYCANETNKGKIAAVNLAISQTKGDVIIILDADDTLVPDWPQRLSSILPDWPEDALICFSACQTQNGETTVSRPDYDGPQTFGDIISETYAGEYLPMFRGDKIRELGGYLDPQMPWGCEMWTYLRLSKTYPVWISSTVLRVYHYDRPGSLTHSRNESKTASQISRCHELVLDEFESDFIAHSPRYYFKRRLRQSVYLALSGDMSKAFRVWKENARVSLFVESAGALLFIVLGSKFTSFAIRIAKSLGLVKKFG encoded by the coding sequence ATGATGATTACTTTTGTCATTCCCGCCTATAACGCCGCCAAGACCATTGATACGACCTTGGGGTCCGTGTTTGCGCCAGAGCCTCTTGCGGAAATGAGCCTGGAAGTCATCGTCGCCGATGATGGCAGCTCTGATCGCGAAAAACTTCTCAATATTATTGGGCAGTACCCACAGGTTAAATATTGCGCCAATGAGACGAACAAAGGGAAGATTGCCGCCGTCAATTTGGCGATCAGTCAAACGAAGGGTGATGTCATCATCATATTGGATGCCGACGACACCCTTGTGCCGGACTGGCCCCAGCGTCTGTCTTCGATTTTACCAGACTGGCCCGAAGATGCTTTAATTTGCTTTAGTGCTTGCCAAACTCAAAACGGTGAAACGACGGTGTCGCGGCCCGATTACGATGGGCCGCAAACGTTTGGGGACATCATCTCTGAAACCTACGCCGGGGAATACTTACCCATGTTCAGGGGCGATAAGATCCGAGAACTTGGAGGATACTTAGACCCCCAAATGCCCTGGGGGTGTGAGATGTGGACATACTTGCGTCTGTCCAAAACCTATCCGGTGTGGATCAGTTCAACGGTATTGCGGGTGTATCATTATGACCGCCCGGGTTCATTAACGCATTCCAGAAATGAGAGCAAAACGGCCAGCCAAATTTCGCGTTGTCATGAATTGGTGCTCGACGAATTCGAAAGCGATTTTATCGCTCATTCACCCAGATATTATTTTAAACGCCGACTGCGCCAATCTGTTTATCTGGCGCTTTCAGGGGACATGTCAAAAGCGTTCAGAGTTTGGAAAGAGAATGCCCGTGTCTCCCTTTTTGTCGAAAGCGCTGGCGCACTTTTGTTTATTGTCTTGGGTAGCAAATTTACCAGCTTCGCCATTCGCATCGCCAAGTCCCTGGGCTTGGTTAAAAAGTTTGGATAG
- the asnB gene encoding asparagine synthase (glutamine-hydrolyzing) — translation MCGIAAISARTSCPAIAEMLGVMSSTIRHRGPDDQGKFVCDNKMAALAHRRLSIVDTSSRGRQPMLNEDATLALICNGEIYNYVQLRKELEAKSHSFRSQSDSEVILHLYEEYGPKLVDKIVGMYAFVILHIPSGEMFCARDPLGKKPFYYAETPALVAVASEIPALLAVPEVQLDIDVRALGIFLLRNLRQIPDPMTIYKGVRSLPPGHTMKISNGVVRNVQRFWHPSLKAQPTSKEDVRAALECAIERRLTGDVEIAALLSGGVDSSAIVAYLTQKMDTPVRTYAFGLDENDIELQRAREVSNVYGTRHKQFYFQPEKQHDLFEDLLVHHGQPIMALPLTHASMLFDEIQKDGIKTVMAGHGADELFYGYDGAKHLLLLSKLEPVLRLGVFSALAKCMRGAVKPGRLRDALEVITHPKGARKLALYENEAHTLWPQIFATPNDVASLTDWMAPWMHSAPDAYIDEAAFLGLMQENAHAITIGGDLPAMLHGVEVRCPFMDRDLAELALTTPYAQKVTLGRNGWSGKRILKDALQGIVPQTVLNGQKRGFGYYIQEDAVLRGPWKERIDDVFASPNTCGGLLDANKIQNLKSRFDEKDPSIPASLIAKLYALNRFLAIRGRVPS, via the coding sequence ATGTGTGGCATAGCCGCAATTTCAGCCCGTACGAGCTGCCCCGCCATTGCAGAGATGCTCGGTGTCATGTCGAGCACAATTCGTCATCGAGGCCCTGACGATCAAGGGAAGTTTGTCTGCGACAATAAAATGGCTGCGTTGGCGCATCGTCGCTTGAGCATTGTCGACACCAGCTCGCGCGGGCGTCAGCCGATGTTGAACGAAGACGCCACGCTGGCTCTGATCTGCAATGGTGAAATCTATAACTACGTTCAGCTTCGAAAAGAGCTGGAGGCCAAGTCCCATAGCTTCCGCTCACAAAGCGATAGCGAGGTTATCTTACACCTGTACGAGGAGTATGGACCCAAACTGGTCGACAAGATTGTCGGTATGTACGCGTTTGTGATTTTACACATTCCGTCCGGCGAGATGTTCTGTGCACGCGACCCGTTAGGCAAGAAACCTTTTTATTATGCCGAGACGCCGGCCCTTGTAGCTGTTGCCTCCGAAATCCCAGCACTGCTAGCCGTGCCAGAAGTTCAGCTGGATATTGATGTGCGCGCGCTTGGAATTTTCTTGTTGAGAAACTTGCGCCAGATACCCGACCCCATGACTATATACAAGGGGGTGCGTAGCCTTCCCCCAGGGCACACGATGAAGATCTCAAACGGTGTCGTGAGAAACGTGCAGCGGTTTTGGCATCCGTCTTTGAAAGCTCAACCGACGAGCAAAGAAGATGTGCGTGCCGCGTTGGAATGCGCGATCGAGCGCCGACTGACCGGGGATGTGGAGATCGCGGCGCTTTTATCTGGCGGCGTCGATTCCTCCGCGATTGTGGCTTACCTCACCCAGAAGATGGACACACCTGTGCGCACGTATGCATTTGGCCTGGATGAAAACGACATCGAATTGCAACGGGCCCGTGAGGTGTCGAACGTGTATGGCACGCGCCACAAACAGTTTTACTTCCAGCCCGAAAAACAACATGACCTTTTCGAAGATTTGCTTGTCCATCACGGACAGCCGATCATGGCTTTGCCGCTGACGCATGCTTCCATGTTGTTTGACGAAATTCAAAAGGATGGCATTAAAACTGTTATGGCCGGGCATGGCGCGGATGAGTTGTTCTATGGTTATGATGGCGCAAAGCACCTTTTGTTGCTGTCTAAGCTTGAACCGGTTTTGCGCCTGGGTGTGTTCTCAGCGCTGGCGAAATGCATGCGGGGTGCGGTCAAGCCGGGAAGGCTTCGCGATGCGCTGGAGGTCATCACCCATCCCAAGGGCGCGCGAAAGCTGGCTTTGTATGAAAACGAAGCCCACACGTTGTGGCCCCAGATTTTTGCGACACCAAACGATGTCGCCAGTTTGACCGATTGGATGGCGCCTTGGATGCACTCTGCGCCGGATGCCTATATCGACGAGGCAGCCTTTTTGGGATTGATGCAGGAAAATGCGCACGCCATAACCATTGGTGGTGATTTGCCGGCGATGCTGCATGGTGTCGAAGTGCGCTGTCCGTTTATGGATCGCGACTTGGCTGAGCTGGCGCTCACGACGCCTTATGCACAAAAGGTGACGTTAGGCAGAAACGGTTGGAGCGGCAAACGCATTTTGAAAGATGCGCTTCAGGGCATCGTGCCTCAAACGGTTTTGAATGGGCAAAAACGTGGTTTTGGATATTACATCCAAGAAGACGCCGTGTTGCGGGGGCCGTGGAAAGAGCGCATCGACGATGTCTTTGCATCGCCCAACACTTGCGGGGGGCTTTTGGATGCAAACAAAATACAAAACCTCAAATCCAGGTTTGATGAAAAAGACCCGAGCATTCCGGCGAGTTTGATCGCAAAGCTGTATGCCCTGAACCGCTTCTTAGCCATTCGAGGCCGCGTCCCGTCATGA